In Legionella spiritensis, the following proteins share a genomic window:
- a CDS encoding lysophospholipid acyltransferase family protein, which yields MSDDIATKVERLKPTLAGLFFYYCLPYRRNIVMGNIHQAFGSRLSERQKKHLAKSYYSHLAMSLKETLLLRFMSEKKLKDSVEVRGHERMLDVVANQKGVLVLTGHFGSWEYAPIGGILNFKQFQGQFHFIRRTLGNKFIERMMFRRYYQAGLNVIPKKNALQQVSEVLEKNHAVVFVLDQHASLANRDGVAVEFFGKKAGTYRSLASFARHTGVPVVPAATYRLPNGRHVLEFLEPLYWQEYESTRESIYRNTLGYNQVLERIILAHPEQWHWLHKRWKLKQ from the coding sequence GTGAGTGACGATATCGCAACCAAAGTCGAGCGGCTGAAACCTACTCTGGCCGGATTGTTTTTCTATTACTGTTTGCCCTATCGACGCAACATTGTCATGGGCAATATTCATCAGGCGTTTGGCAGCCGGTTAAGCGAACGGCAAAAAAAACATCTCGCCAAGTCCTATTACTCTCATTTGGCTATGTCTCTTAAAGAGACGTTGCTACTGCGTTTTATGAGTGAGAAAAAGCTGAAAGACAGCGTGGAAGTCCGCGGTCATGAGCGTATGCTGGATGTTGTCGCGAATCAGAAAGGTGTTTTGGTGCTGACCGGCCATTTTGGCAGTTGGGAATACGCACCCATTGGCGGGATTTTGAACTTTAAGCAGTTTCAGGGACAATTTCATTTTATACGCCGTACGCTGGGCAACAAATTTATTGAGCGCATGATGTTTCGCCGTTACTATCAGGCGGGATTGAACGTGATCCCGAAAAAAAACGCCCTGCAGCAAGTTTCGGAAGTCCTGGAAAAAAATCATGCGGTGGTTTTTGTGCTGGATCAGCACGCCTCCCTGGCCAATCGCGACGGGGTAGCCGTTGAATTTTTCGGTAAAAAAGCAGGGACTTATCGCAGCCTCGCCAGTTTTGCCCGGCATACCGGGGTTCCGGTTGTTCCCGCCGCGACCTATCGATTACCTAATGGGCGTCATGTGCTGGAATTCCTGGAGCCGTTGTACTGGCAGGAATACGAATCCACCCGGGAATCCATCTACCGTAATACTCTGGGTTATAATCAGGTTCTGGAGCGCATCATTCTGGCTCATCCTGAGCAATGGCACTGGCTGCATAAGCGTTGGAAGCTGAAACAGTAA
- a CDS encoding beta-ketoacyl-[acyl-carrier-protein] synthase family protein yields the protein MSQNSRVFITGLSALTACGETIEQTWDALLQGKSGIDEIRQWDLSSWSHRLGGELKNFQPAKMLPDRKLIKVISRQDVMGIHAAVKAVEHSGMIAYRDELETATDFNEQTAVYVGSPGNKYFQQYDFLPLLAKTNGDMQHFAEQLFNEVHPMWLLRILPNNVLAYTGITYGFKGPNHNVTNHAAGGTQAILEAWHAIRSGQAERAVVVAYDMGVEPQALYYYEKLGVLSERHLKPFDSEHDGTILAEGAAALVLESEESARRRSATCYGEIAGGMAASESVGLFSIEDDGVHLANTVSRALQEAQVDIEQVGLVVAHGNGNKKSDISEARAIGSVFADCSRQPLVTGFKWSMGHTLCASGVLDTGLATHALQQRCAPGIANLTQSAENCANLRVSASHQPLEKESYAVMINRGFAGMNACVVIKACE from the coding sequence ATGAGTCAGAATTCTCGTGTCTTTATTACCGGCTTGAGTGCGTTAACCGCTTGCGGAGAAACGATTGAGCAAACCTGGGATGCCTTGTTACAAGGCAAGAGCGGTATTGATGAAATCAGGCAATGGGATTTATCGTCCTGGTCTCATCGCCTGGGTGGGGAACTTAAAAACTTCCAGCCCGCTAAAATGCTGCCTGACAGAAAACTAATAAAAGTCATTTCCAGACAGGATGTGATGGGTATTCATGCCGCGGTGAAAGCGGTTGAACATAGTGGTATGATCGCTTATCGCGACGAGCTGGAAACGGCGACAGACTTTAACGAACAAACCGCAGTCTATGTCGGCTCACCGGGTAATAAATATTTTCAACAATATGATTTTTTGCCGTTACTGGCGAAAACCAACGGTGATATGCAGCATTTCGCCGAGCAGTTATTTAATGAAGTGCATCCCATGTGGTTGCTGCGTATTTTGCCGAATAACGTGTTGGCTTACACCGGCATTACCTATGGATTTAAGGGGCCTAATCATAATGTGACCAATCATGCCGCCGGCGGAACGCAGGCCATACTGGAAGCCTGGCACGCGATTCGCAGCGGGCAGGCTGAGCGGGCTGTGGTGGTGGCCTATGATATGGGCGTTGAGCCGCAGGCTTTGTATTATTATGAAAAATTAGGTGTGCTTAGCGAGCGACATTTGAAGCCTTTTGATAGCGAGCATGACGGTACCATCCTGGCGGAAGGCGCGGCGGCACTGGTATTGGAAAGCGAGGAGAGTGCGCGACGACGCTCAGCGACCTGTTATGGTGAGATTGCCGGCGGAATGGCCGCCAGCGAATCGGTCGGCTTGTTTTCTATTGAGGATGACGGGGTGCATTTGGCCAATACGGTTAGCCGGGCCTTGCAAGAGGCTCAGGTCGATATCGAACAGGTGGGACTGGTTGTTGCTCATGGTAATGGCAATAAAAAATCGGATATCAGCGAAGCCCGCGCCATTGGATCGGTTTTTGCCGATTGTTCCAGACAACCATTGGTCACCGGGTTTAAATGGTCGATGGGTCATACCTTGTGTGCCTCGGGTGTTCTGGATACGGGTTTAGCCACGCACGCGCTGCAGCAACGCTGCGCGCCGGGTATTGCCAATTTAACCCAATCCGCTGAAAATTGTGCGAATTTACGGGTGAGCGCGAGTCATCAACCGCTTGAAAAAGAGTCGTATGCGGTGATGATTAATCGTGGCTTTGCCGGTATGAATGCCTGCGTGGTGATAAAAGCCTGTGAGTGA
- a CDS encoding hotdog family protein, translating to MRFLFVDRILHLVPGESIRGIKHITGDDAYLVPDEDGRLCFPSSLIGETLGQLAAWNVMAFNNFSARPVAGVVASASLFRPAFVGDTLLLESFIDCLDEAAVQYHSVARIGDETVFTIDGALGPLLPMNDFIAEDDVRRQFAEINRPGDWPERSSQQDLIMDGDVSQGYSHSAAMTFERILSFDPGTSMIAEKRISRAAPYFPDHFPRNPVLPLTVLLECQLHLAREFLARSSFSRPYRIRSLRKIKMSDFVHPGDVVVCQLHVKQQDDHQLILSFRSEVAGKRVCVLEVVMTAEGSKYE from the coding sequence ATGCGCTTTTTATTTGTTGACAGAATCCTCCACCTTGTTCCAGGGGAATCGATCCGCGGTATTAAGCACATTACCGGGGATGACGCGTATCTGGTGCCGGATGAAGACGGACGCCTTTGTTTCCCCTCTTCCCTGATTGGAGAAACGTTAGGTCAGCTGGCCGCCTGGAATGTGATGGCGTTCAACAATTTTTCAGCCCGGCCCGTTGCCGGTGTTGTCGCCAGCGCCTCTTTGTTTCGCCCGGCCTTTGTTGGCGACACCTTGTTGCTGGAATCTTTCATCGACTGTCTTGATGAGGCCGCTGTGCAGTATCACAGTGTTGCCCGGATAGGTGATGAAACGGTATTCACCATTGATGGTGCGCTTGGCCCATTGTTGCCAATGAACGATTTTATCGCCGAGGATGATGTGCGCCGGCAATTTGCGGAAATTAACCGTCCGGGTGACTGGCCGGAGCGGTCATCGCAGCAGGACCTGATTATGGACGGGGATGTTTCGCAAGGGTATTCTCATTCCGCTGCCATGACATTTGAGCGTATCCTCTCTTTTGATCCGGGCACGTCCATGATCGCTGAGAAACGTATTTCACGCGCGGCGCCGTATTTCCCCGATCATTTTCCAAGAAATCCTGTTTTACCGTTAACGGTGTTACTGGAGTGTCAGTTGCATCTTGCCCGGGAGTTCCTTGCCCGGTCATCCTTTTCCCGCCCCTACCGGATTCGTTCCCTCAGAAAAATTAAAATGAGCGACTTTGTTCATCCCGGGGATGTGGTGGTTTGTCAGTTACATGTGAAACAACAAGACGATCATCAGTTGATTTTAAGTTTTCGCAGTGAGGTGGCTGGCAAACGTGTTTGTGTTTTGGAAGTCGTCATGACGGCAGAAGGTAGTAAATATGAGTAA
- a CDS encoding acyl carrier protein, translated as MNVESVYPKVREIIADVLVIDEEDVSKESRLITDLGAESIDFLDLVFQLEKEFSIKIPRGQLEKNARGDLAEDEFEKGGVLTAKGMQAIKNYLSEVPEEHFKPNMKVNEIPMLFTVETFCKLVVAAVNEQKTIETV; from the coding sequence ATGAATGTAGAAAGCGTGTACCCGAAAGTGAGGGAAATTATCGCTGATGTGTTGGTTATTGATGAAGAAGATGTGTCGAAAGAGAGCCGTTTGATTACGGATCTGGGTGCGGAGTCCATCGATTTTCTGGATCTGGTTTTCCAGCTTGAAAAGGAATTCAGTATTAAAATTCCTCGCGGCCAGTTGGAAAAAAATGCCCGCGGCGACCTGGCGGAAGACGAGTTTGAGAAGGGCGGTGTTTTGACAGCCAAAGGTATGCAGGCTATAAAAAATTATCTGAGTGAAGTGCCCGAAGAGCATTTCAAGCCTAATATGAAGGTCAATGAAATACCCATGCTGTTTACGGTTGAAACCTTCTGTAAATTGGTTGTTGCTGCCGTCAATGAACAAAAAACAATAGAAACCGTTTAA
- a CDS encoding potassium channel family protein: protein MFRLLRKLRFLFLFFVILLYCLVRAIEAQTGVWYITDYLLVVLIVASLLVIGQQEQKLLVWLVGLALLQTGLILAELWIGKTTAELLKSVFAVLFFLLMTVACIRLTLKDKTISVTTLFGSLSAYLFIGLSFSYLYLFMYSLYPDSISGLMPHTETRSIYYSFITLTTVGFGDIVADSPVMQCLSWMEAFCGQAYLAVFISQLVGRYIAESMISKEQARNISQP from the coding sequence ATGTTCCGGCTACTTAGAAAACTGCGATTTCTTTTTCTGTTTTTCGTTATCCTGCTTTATTGCCTGGTAAGAGCTATTGAAGCGCAGACAGGGGTATGGTACATAACGGATTACTTACTTGTTGTTCTTATCGTAGCCAGCCTGCTGGTCATCGGTCAGCAGGAACAAAAACTGCTGGTCTGGTTAGTCGGACTCGCCTTGTTGCAGACAGGCCTGATTCTCGCCGAACTCTGGATAGGTAAAACAACGGCCGAACTCTTGAAATCCGTTTTTGCAGTACTGTTTTTTCTATTAATGACCGTAGCCTGTATACGATTGACTCTCAAGGATAAAACAATAAGCGTGACGACCTTGTTCGGTTCACTGTCGGCTTATCTATTTATTGGTTTATCGTTTTCTTACCTGTATCTCTTTATGTATTCCCTGTACCCGGATTCCATATCCGGTCTGATGCCTCACACGGAAACTCGATCAATTTATTATTCCTTTATTACTCTCACCACGGTGGGCTTCGGAGATATTGTCGCCGACAGTCCGGTCATGCAATGCCTGTCCTGGATGGAAGCCTTTTGTGGCCAGGCTTATCTAGCCGTTTTTATTTCACAACTGGTAGGACGATACATTGCGGAAAGCATGATATCCAAAGAACAGGCAAGAAACATTTCACAACCATGA
- a CDS encoding beta-ketoacyl-[acyl-carrier-protein] synthase family protein codes for MSKRRVAITGLGVVSPLGNDVSSTWRNLMAGKSGIDRIRQFDAGGFPTYIAAEVKSFVPGPNLTGKQNRFAMSFTRYALEAADQAFSDAGILPEKHNASRWGVIAGSGMMTAEFDYLHRFQQSCAREGVPDWGQLQENSRDFYRLNDFGKTTSNSGLSLLARQFGIEGYATSVHTACASGGQALGLAMQVIRRGEADFMLAGGFDSMISPLGLSSFCLLGALSTYNDTPSTASRPFDATRNGFVLGEGAAFLILEEWEKAKQRGARIYAELAGEGNSLSSYRITDSHPNGDGAIQAIERALRDAGVTAADVDYINAHGTSTKMNDLSETNAIKAVFQKSAPNLPVSSTKSQTGHLIAAAGALEAVFSVLSIQHAQIPQTANLTTPDPECDLDYVCDGPREKSLGVVLSNSFGFGGSNSSLLFKHPEFGG; via the coding sequence ATGAGTAAAAGACGAGTCGCAATCACGGGGTTAGGAGTGGTATCGCCTCTGGGTAATGATGTGTCATCGACCTGGCGCAATCTGATGGCCGGAAAATCAGGTATTGACCGAATACGGCAATTTGATGCCGGAGGATTTCCGACTTATATCGCCGCAGAAGTGAAATCTTTTGTACCAGGCCCGAATCTGACCGGAAAGCAAAACCGGTTTGCCATGTCGTTTACCCGCTATGCTCTGGAAGCGGCGGATCAGGCTTTTTCGGACGCCGGTATTCTGCCGGAGAAGCACAACGCGTCACGATGGGGCGTTATTGCGGGCAGTGGTATGATGACGGCGGAATTTGATTATCTGCACCGGTTTCAGCAAAGCTGCGCCCGGGAAGGTGTGCCGGATTGGGGACAATTACAGGAAAATTCGAGGGATTTCTACCGTTTGAATGATTTTGGCAAGACGACGTCCAACTCGGGATTGTCGTTGCTTGCCCGACAGTTTGGTATAGAGGGTTATGCGACTTCGGTGCATACGGCCTGTGCGTCGGGCGGGCAGGCTCTGGGGTTGGCCATGCAGGTGATCAGGCGAGGCGAGGCGGACTTCATGCTGGCCGGCGGTTTTGATTCCATGATTAGTCCTCTCGGGTTGTCCAGTTTCTGTCTGTTGGGCGCCTTGTCGACTTATAACGATACACCGTCTACCGCTAGCAGGCCGTTTGATGCCACCCGAAACGGGTTCGTGCTGGGCGAAGGTGCCGCGTTTCTGATTCTTGAGGAATGGGAAAAAGCGAAGCAGCGGGGCGCACGTATTTATGCGGAACTGGCCGGTGAGGGTAATTCGTTAAGTTCCTACCGCATTACCGACTCCCATCCGAACGGAGATGGCGCCATTCAGGCGATAGAGCGGGCATTACGAGATGCCGGAGTGACGGCGGCGGATGTCGATTACATCAATGCCCATGGCACGTCCACCAAAATGAATGACTTAAGTGAAACCAACGCCATCAAGGCGGTATTTCAAAAATCGGCGCCCAACCTCCCGGTCAGTTCAACAAAAAGTCAGACCGGACATTTAATTGCGGCGGCCGGTGCGCTGGAGGCGGTTTTTTCCGTGTTGTCCATTCAGCATGCTCAAATCCCTCAAACAGCCAATTTAACCACGCCGGATCCGGAGTGTGATCTGGATTACGTTTGTGATGGCCCTCGTGAGAAATCATTAGGGGTCGTATTATCCAATTCATTTGGTTTTGGTGGTTCCAACAGCAGCTTATTATTTAAGCACCCTGAATTTGGAGGGTAG